The Metabacillus schmidteae genome has a segment encoding these proteins:
- a CDS encoding YlbF family regulator — MFVTLENTMIVDHAEQLANLILQSEVVEEYRRSYDILKNNKEAQQLISEFTKIKDLYEDVQRFGKYHPDYRKITKELRDVKRILDLNEHVANFKKAENEVQSLLDEISVQIGQAVSVHIKVPTGNPFFESSCSGGCGTGGSCGCKVS; from the coding sequence ATGTTTGTTACATTAGAAAATACGATGATAGTGGATCATGCAGAACAACTTGCAAATCTGATCCTTCAATCAGAAGTTGTTGAGGAGTATCGTCGTAGTTACGATATATTAAAAAATAATAAAGAAGCACAGCAACTAATTAGTGAATTTACGAAAATTAAGGATTTATATGAAGATGTTCAACGCTTCGGCAAATATCATCCTGATTATCGAAAAATTACAAAAGAGTTGCGGGATGTTAAAAGAATTTTAGATTTAAATGAACATGTAGCTAATTTCAAAAAGGCAGAAAATGAAGTCCAATCTCTCCTCGATGAGATCAGTGTTCAAATAGGTCAAGCCGTCTCTGTGCATATTAAAGTTCCTACAGGAAACCCATTTTTTGAATCGAGCTGTAGTGGAGGCTGTGGTACTGGCGGGAGCTGTGGCTGTAAAGTATCTTAA
- a CDS encoding YlbG family protein: MFEKRQGIVVWLHTLKQLKMLRKFGNVHYVSKRLKYVVLYCNMDVVEQTIQRLSSYSFVKHVEPSYKPFLKLEFESKVDKAKEYDYKIGL, encoded by the coding sequence ATGTTTGAAAAGCGTCAAGGTATTGTGGTTTGGCTTCATACACTAAAGCAATTAAAAATGCTTAGGAAGTTCGGAAATGTACACTATGTATCGAAACGATTAAAATATGTTGTTTTGTATTGCAACATGGATGTTGTGGAGCAAACGATTCAAAGGCTGTCATCGTACTCGTTTGTTAAACATGTTGAACCTTCTTATAAACCATTTCTAAAGCTGGAATTTGAATCAAAGGTGGATAAAGCAAAAGAATACGATTATAAGATAGGATTATAA
- a CDS encoding DUF7147 family protein yields MIQRFIELGEGYSDIYELIETSRHNQNRVTQLLALHTKIDTKDVTSLVVIMQPTDPGKFQALYLCREGIPNPNITPNKRYELFKDLAEYLQKQIIEIDVKPSSMFNEKDLFYQYLIGIFRLNHIISPLQ; encoded by the coding sequence ATGATTCAACGATTTATTGAACTTGGTGAAGGGTATTCAGATATTTATGAGTTAATAGAAACATCCAGACATAACCAGAACCGTGTTACACAGTTATTAGCTTTACATACAAAAATAGATACGAAAGATGTTACCTCACTTGTCGTTATCATGCAACCAACAGATCCCGGAAAATTTCAAGCTCTTTATTTATGCCGAGAAGGTATTCCTAATCCAAATATTACTCCAAACAAACGTTATGAATTATTTAAAGATCTTGCTGAATATTTACAAAAACAAATCATCGAAATAGATGTAAAACCTTCATCTATGTTTAATGAAAAGGACCTATTCTACCAATACTTAATTGGAATTTTCCGCTTAAATCATATCATATCACCATTACAGTAA